The Lycium ferocissimum isolate CSIRO_LF1 chromosome 1, AGI_CSIRO_Lferr_CH_V1, whole genome shotgun sequence genome includes a region encoding these proteins:
- the LOC132049251 gene encoding ras-related protein RABA5b-like, with product MSSEEVGEEYLFKIVVIGDSAVGKSNLLSRFARDEFDHNSKATIGVEFQTQVVEIDGKEIKAQVWDTAGQERFRAVTSAYYRGAVGALIVYDISRKITFENIKRWLDELNTHCDTTVASMLVGNKCDLENIRDVSIEEGKNLAEEEGLFFIETSALDSTNVKTAFEIVIREIYKNVSRKVLNSDSYKTELSGNRVSLANGTDMSKQKASCCSR from the exons ATGTCATCAGAAGAAGTAGGAGAAGAGTATCTTTTCAAGATTGTAGTAATTGGTGACTCTGCTGTTGGTAAATCTAACTTACTTTCCCGTTTTGCTCGTGATGAATTTGACCATAACTCTAAAGCAACCATTGGTGTTGAGTTTCAAACACAAGTTGTAGAAATTGATGGTAAAGAAATTAAGGCGCAAGTTTGGGATACTGCTGGTCAAGAACGTTTTAGAGCTGTTACTTCTGCTTATTATAGAGGTGCTGTTGGTGctcttattgtttatgatattagtAGAAAGATCACTTTTGAAAATATCAAACGTTGGCTTGATGAACTCAACA CCCACTGTGATACAACAGTTGCAAGTATGCTTGTTGGGAACAAATGTGATCTGGAGAATATCAGAGATGTGAGTATAGAGGAAGGGAAAAACCTTGCAGAAGAGGAAGGATTATTCTTCATTGAAACATCTGCTCTGGACTCTACTAATGTGAAAACAGCCTTTGAAATTGTCATCCGTGAGATATACAAGAATGTAAGCAGAAAAGTTCTCAATTCTGATTCATACAAGACAGAATTATCAGGCAATCGGGTTAGCCTTGCCAATGGAACCGACATGTCAAAGCAAAAAGCATCGTGCTGCTCCAGATAG